A stretch of the Proteus sp. ZN5 genome encodes the following:
- a CDS encoding amino acid permease gives MARESQQTELKRGLKNRHIQLIALGGAVGAGLFLGIAQTINMTGPSVILGYAIGGFIAFMIMRQLGEMVAEEPVAGSFSHFANKYWSPFAGFLSGWNYWVMFILVGMAELTAAGKYINYWLPDIPVWVSVAIFFVAINLINLINVKMYGETEFWFAIIKVLAIVGMILFGSYLLASGNGGPQASVSNLWELGFFPHGFTGFMSALAIVMFSFGGLELVGITAAEAENPKVSIPKATNQVVYRILIFYIGSLLVLLSLYPWTQVVKGESPFVLIFHNLDNFLIANILNAVVLTAALSVYNSGVYSNSRMLYGLAKQGNAPQALSRINKRGVPVVSLLLSAIATSLGILVNYLLPDQALELLMALVVTTLVLNWIMICLANLKFRAAKNKEGVEPFFKALWYPYGNYICLAFLCMILVIILFMPQVNISVILMPFWIAFLWVGFKISRMKKTPNSTQASQDI, from the coding sequence ATGGCGAGAGAGTCGCAACAGACAGAACTTAAGCGCGGTCTGAAAAATCGACATATCCAGCTAATTGCGCTGGGTGGTGCTGTCGGCGCTGGTCTGTTTCTTGGTATAGCGCAAACAATTAATATGACAGGTCCATCAGTTATCTTAGGATATGCTATTGGTGGTTTTATTGCGTTTATGATCATGCGCCAATTAGGCGAAATGGTTGCCGAAGAGCCAGTTGCGGGTTCGTTTAGTCACTTTGCTAATAAATATTGGAGCCCATTTGCAGGCTTCTTATCTGGTTGGAACTACTGGGTAATGTTTATTCTTGTCGGCATGGCAGAATTAACTGCGGCAGGTAAATACATTAACTATTGGTTACCCGATATTCCTGTTTGGGTTTCTGTTGCTATCTTCTTTGTAGCAATCAATTTAATTAATCTGATTAACGTGAAAATGTATGGTGAAACAGAGTTCTGGTTTGCCATTATTAAAGTATTGGCGATTGTCGGAATGATTTTGTTTGGAAGCTACTTACTGGCGAGTGGTAATGGTGGCCCTCAAGCTTCTGTCAGCAATTTATGGGAGTTAGGCTTTTTCCCTCATGGTTTTACGGGATTTATGTCTGCATTAGCCATTGTAATGTTCTCTTTTGGTGGACTTGAGCTGGTGGGGATCACTGCCGCTGAAGCTGAAAATCCAAAAGTCAGTATCCCGAAAGCGACTAACCAAGTTGTTTATCGTATTTTAATTTTCTATATCGGTTCGTTATTAGTGTTACTTTCACTTTATCCTTGGACTCAAGTTGTTAAAGGTGAAAGCCCATTCGTTCTAATTTTCCATAACTTGGATAATTTTCTAATTGCGAATATTTTAAATGCGGTGGTATTAACAGCTGCACTGTCTGTTTATAACAGTGGTGTTTATTCTAATAGCCGCATGCTTTATGGTTTGGCAAAACAAGGTAATGCGCCACAAGCACTTTCTCGCATTAATAAACGCGGTGTGCCAGTTGTGTCGTTATTATTGTCGGCAATTGCGACGTCATTAGGTATTTTAGTTAACTATTTATTACCTGATCAGGCGTTAGAGCTATTGATGGCGTTAGTTGTTACTACGTTAGTGCTTAACTGGATCATGATCTGTTTGGCGAATTTAAAATTCAGAGCTGCAAAAAACAAAGAGGGTGTAGAGCCTTTCTTTAAAGCACTTTGGTATCCATATGGTAACTACATCTGTCTTGCTTTCTTATGCATGATTTTAGTGATTATCTTATTTATGCCACAAGTGAATATTTCGGTGATTTTAATGCCATTCTGGATTGCATTCTTATGGGTTGGATTTAAGATTTCCCGTATGAAGAAAACACCTAATAGTACTCAAGCAAGCCAAGATATTTAA
- the thiD gene encoding bifunctional hydroxymethylpyrimidine kinase/phosphomethylpyrimidine kinase gives MRFNALSIAGTDPSGGAGIQADLKTFSALGVYGTTVMTALVAQNTCGVRRVYDLSPDFVAAQLDAVLSDVRIDSAKIGMLSNAAIIDVVCDKLQQYAIPFVVLDTVMIAKSGDPLLQPDAVNKMVNQLLPLVDLITPNLPEAAALLGCEVAQDETTMKQQGYALLKQGCKAVLMKGGHLTENESPDWLFTQDGEWRFTSKRVNTKNTHGTGCTLSAALAAIRPQVSDWQTCVEQAKAYLQQALEHADSLEVGQGFGPVHHFHRWW, from the coding sequence GTGAGATTCAATGCATTGTCTATCGCAGGCACCGATCCTAGTGGTGGTGCTGGTATTCAGGCTGATCTGAAAACATTTTCCGCACTGGGTGTTTACGGCACAACAGTAATGACAGCACTTGTTGCTCAAAATACCTGTGGTGTTCGTCGTGTCTATGATTTATCCCCCGATTTTGTTGCCGCTCAATTAGATGCTGTCTTGTCTGATGTTCGAATTGATAGTGCCAAAATTGGTATGCTCTCTAATGCCGCGATTATTGATGTGGTTTGTGACAAACTTCAGCAATACGCCATTCCTTTTGTTGTACTTGATACCGTGATGATTGCAAAAAGTGGTGATCCGCTATTGCAACCAGATGCGGTTAATAAAATGGTTAATCAGCTGTTGCCTCTGGTTGATTTGATCACGCCTAATTTACCTGAAGCGGCAGCACTGTTAGGTTGTGAAGTCGCTCAAGATGAAACAACGATGAAGCAACAAGGTTATGCTTTGCTAAAACAAGGATGCAAAGCGGTGTTGATGAAAGGGGGACATTTAACTGAAAATGAAAGCCCTGATTGGTTATTTACTCAAGATGGTGAGTGGCGATTTACTTCAAAACGCGTTAATACAAAAAATACCCACGGTACAGGATGTACTCTTTCAGCCGCTTTGGCTGCTATTCGTCCTCAAGTCTCTGATTGGCAAACTTGTGTTGAACAAGCAAAAGCCTATTTACAACAAGCATTAGAACATGCCGACAGTTTAGAAGTTGGGCAAGGTTTTGGTCCAGTACACCATTTTCATCGCTGGTGGTAA
- a CDS encoding 4Fe-4S single cluster domain-containing protein, which yields MQISLSRIHFPVTTLGPGKRIGIWFQGCSLRCKGCLSPDTWESKAESTSVDMLIQQIQPWFAFADGITISGGEPFEQPEALYVLLIALRQQFAGDIFIYSGYHWDEIEPQVTKMSGLIDALMSGRYQVETTQSLMLRGSDDQQLHCLTAMGSARFNVFDRNVNEEDKVLDLSMDNQGRIYLTGIPQKGDMARLREVLAQQDIQLKQIKR from the coding sequence ATGCAGATCAGTTTATCTCGAATTCACTTTCCAGTGACAACATTGGGGCCAGGAAAACGAATTGGTATCTGGTTTCAAGGATGCTCTTTACGCTGTAAAGGCTGTTTATCGCCAGATACATGGGAAAGCAAAGCCGAAAGCACCTCAGTTGACATGCTTATTCAACAAATTCAACCTTGGTTTGCATTTGCTGATGGTATTACGATTTCTGGTGGTGAACCTTTTGAACAACCAGAGGCGCTGTATGTGTTATTAATTGCATTACGTCAGCAATTTGCAGGGGATATTTTTATTTACAGTGGTTATCACTGGGATGAGATAGAACCTCAAGTTACTAAAATGTCAGGCTTAATTGATGCGTTAATGAGTGGTCGATATCAAGTGGAAACTACGCAAAGTTTGATGTTACGAGGTAGTGATGATCAGCAACTCCATTGTTTAACAGCGATGGGGAGCGCGCGTTTCAATGTTTTTGATAGAAATGTGAACGAAGAAGATAAAGTGCTTGATCTCTCAATGGATAACCAAGGACGTATTTATCTTACAGGTATTCCTCAAAAAGGCGATATGGCTCGTTTGCGTGAAGTATTAGCACAACAAGATATTCAATTAAAACAGATAAAAAGATAA
- the pagP gene encoding lipid IV(A) palmitoyltransferase PagP: MSSSYFHSSVLATTLFSLALTTSAFASENNTNTHQIITTENQPITSNASQPNNEESYWGKFKRNINQTWDNDQYNYYLPVWTWHNRFTYDKEKTDRYNETPWGFGMGKYRYDNDGDWHSLYAMAFMDSNNRVQPIMGYGFEKMWYPGDRDGFRMGAGFTLSITARHEYDYIPMPLPLPLVSVGYGHLSLQATYVPGTYNNGNVLFAWLRWQ, encoded by the coding sequence ATGTCATCATCCTATTTTCACTCTAGCGTATTAGCTACAACGCTGTTTTCACTTGCGTTAACTACTTCTGCTTTCGCTTCTGAAAATAATACAAATACCCATCAGATTATTACGACAGAAAACCAACCAATCACCAGTAATGCGTCTCAACCTAATAATGAAGAGAGCTACTGGGGAAAATTTAAGCGTAATATTAATCAAACTTGGGATAACGACCAATATAATTACTATTTACCAGTATGGACTTGGCATAACCGTTTTACTTACGATAAAGAAAAAACTGATCGCTATAACGAAACACCTTGGGGCTTTGGTATGGGTAAATATCGTTATGATAATGATGGTGATTGGCACTCTCTTTATGCAATGGCATTTATGGATTCAAATAACCGAGTACAGCCTATTATGGGCTATGGTTTTGAGAAAATGTGGTATCCCGGTGATAGAGACGGGTTCCGTATGGGCGCAGGATTTACGCTAAGTATTACAGCGCGCCATGAATATGACTATATTCCTATGCCACTTCCTTTACCGTTAGTTTCCGTCGGCTACGGGCATCTTTCACTACAAGCGACCTATGTACCAGGAACTTATAACAACGGTAATGTGTTATTTGCTTGGTTACGTTGGCAGTAG
- a CDS encoding AAA family ATPase, translating into MNTAFQKPRWLRDLLRFIPLKSQFVLFGNVRDLQASEVAPNVITPLPFNQSLYNSLYEVGYVHIITYTPLAGFQWVANPTQSLLDGAMLMQQLGLTVTGDRASGNIDSLNSVLEKWQTITGQPIALCIDFASCLLSHRDNLTPAEHSLFTRALVTSHQAKARPAGEHNQPFFNSVFWVVEKETDLPDWFTVNNPRIRAIPVAKPDSQIRRALAPNLLVSLAGFSSLIESEKESLLNDFIDETEGLLLLDLVAIVQLARIEEVEITRISDAVRRYKVGITEDPWQKIDKQKIRNAPQVIQRRVKGQQHAVTHLLDIIKRAMTGVGSNKGGRPRGVLFLAGPTGVGKTELAKTVTQLLFGDESAYIRFDMSEFSAEHADQRLIGAPPGYVGYDSGGELTNAIREKPFSVVLFDEIEKAHPHLMDKFLQIIDDGVLTSGRGDRVYFSEALIIFTSNLGIYRVDNNGERVANVLPHEPFENVSRKVKSEIERHFKLVLNRPELLNRIGENIIVFDFIREDVAELIFEQMVANILSGLDKQSLTLSISETAKSTLKSYCLSDLSNGGRGIRNQLEVYLINPLSRAIFDSDLAVGKAYQIADIQIGEMTNIILVPQAN; encoded by the coding sequence ATGAATACTGCTTTTCAAAAGCCACGCTGGTTACGTGATTTACTTCGCTTTATTCCATTGAAAAGCCAGTTTGTGTTATTCGGTAATGTGCGCGACTTACAAGCTAGTGAAGTTGCACCCAATGTAATAACACCACTGCCTTTTAACCAGTCACTTTATAACAGTTTGTATGAAGTGGGTTACGTTCATATCATCACTTACACGCCGTTAGCTGGGTTTCAATGGGTCGCTAATCCTACGCAATCTTTACTAGATGGCGCAATGTTAATGCAACAATTAGGATTAACTGTCACGGGCGATCGCGCATCAGGCAATATCGATAGCTTAAATAGCGTATTAGAAAAGTGGCAAACAATAACGGGTCAGCCGATTGCGTTATGCATTGATTTCGCCTCTTGTTTGCTGTCTCATCGTGATAATCTTACGCCTGCCGAACATAGCTTATTTACACGAGCATTAGTGACTTCTCACCAAGCTAAAGCAAGACCGGCTGGTGAACATAATCAACCTTTCTTTAATAGTGTTTTTTGGGTAGTGGAAAAAGAAACTGATCTACCGGATTGGTTTACCGTTAATAATCCTCGAATTCGAGCCATTCCTGTTGCAAAACCTGATAGTCAGATCCGCAGAGCGTTAGCACCTAATTTATTGGTGTCATTAGCTGGTTTTTCATCGCTTATAGAGAGTGAAAAAGAGTCGCTTCTTAATGATTTTATCGATGAAACAGAAGGGCTATTACTGCTGGATTTAGTGGCGATAGTGCAATTGGCGCGTATTGAAGAAGTGGAAATAACGCGAATTAGTGATGCGGTAAGACGTTACAAAGTCGGTATTACGGAAGATCCTTGGCAAAAAATTGATAAACAAAAAATTCGTAATGCACCACAAGTTATACAACGTCGTGTTAAAGGACAACAACACGCGGTTACGCATTTATTAGATATTATTAAGCGTGCAATGACAGGCGTAGGTAGCAATAAAGGCGGAAGACCTCGGGGCGTATTGTTTTTAGCAGGGCCAACGGGGGTAGGTAAAACTGAGTTAGCGAAAACGGTGACACAACTGCTGTTTGGCGATGAAAGTGCTTATATTCGTTTTGATATGTCTGAATTTAGTGCCGAACACGCAGATCAACGTTTAATTGGTGCGCCTCCGGGTTATGTTGGTTATGACTCTGGCGGTGAATTAACCAATGCTATTCGCGAAAAGCCTTTTAGTGTTGTGTTATTTGATGAAATAGAAAAAGCACATCCTCATTTAATGGATAAATTTCTACAAATTATTGATGATGGGGTATTAACCTCGGGGCGTGGTGATCGCGTCTATTTTTCTGAAGCTTTAATTATATTTACCTCAAATCTTGGGATTTATCGCGTTGATAATAATGGCGAAAGAGTGGCGAATGTTCTGCCTCATGAACCTTTTGAAAATGTCAGCCGTAAAGTGAAAAGTGAAATAGAGCGTCATTTTAAATTGGTTTTAAATCGACCTGAATTATTAAACCGTATTGGTGAAAACATTATTGTCTTTGATTTTATTCGAGAAGATGTTGCAGAGCTGATATTTGAACAAATGGTCGCAAATATCTTATCTGGCCTTGATAAACAATCCCTCACATTGTCGATATCAGAAACGGCTAAATCGACTTTAAAATCCTACTGCTTATCTGACTTATCAAATGGTGGTCGTGGTATTCGTAACCAATTAGAGGTTTATTTAATTAATCCGCTCTCAAGAGCTATTTTTGACAGTGATTTGGCAGTCGGAAAAGCCTATCAAATTGCTGACATTCAAATAGGTGAAATGACCAATATTATTTTGGTGCCACAGGCAAATTAA